The following coding sequences are from one Shewanella eurypsychrophilus window:
- a CDS encoding YcgN family cysteine cluster protein, with protein MAFWKEKTLAEMNTSEWESLCDGCGKCCLNKIIDDETEELYYTNAACKLLDPHEAHCIHYTQRFNFVPLCTQVTIDNVAELTWLPDSCAYRRLYSGKSLPSWHPLLTGSKSEMHQQGMSTQDKITCETKVKYMEDHIVLWPLKDLD; from the coding sequence ATGGCATTTTGGAAAGAAAAAACATTAGCTGAGATGAATACATCTGAGTGGGAATCTTTGTGTGATGGTTGCGGTAAATGTTGCTTGAATAAGATCATCGATGATGAGACTGAAGAGCTGTACTACACCAACGCTGCATGTAAACTGCTTGACCCTCATGAGGCACATTGTATTCATTACACTCAACGGTTTAATTTCGTGCCATTATGCACTCAAGTGACAATAGATAATGTTGCTGAATTAACTTGGTTACCGGATAGTTGTGCCTATCGTCGACTCTATTCAGGCAAGTCATTACCGAGCTGGCACCCTTTACTGACAGGGTCTAAGAGTGAGATGCACCAACAAGGAATGTCGACCCAAGACAAAATCACTTGTGAGACAAAAGTGAAGTATATGGAAGATCATATCGTACTCTGGCCACTGAAAGATCTGGATTAA
- a CDS encoding YcgL domain-containing protein — protein sequence MICAVYKSRCKADSYLFVEKRNEFERVPEPLMEMFGTPTLVMILPLSKRDHLGFADINKVKTELVKNGYYLQLPPPKVNLLEQHKKEIGYSRD from the coding sequence ATGATCTGTGCGGTATATAAGAGTCGTTGTAAAGCTGATAGTTATCTTTTTGTCGAGAAACGCAACGAATTTGAGCGTGTCCCTGAACCATTAATGGAAATGTTTGGTACTCCGACTTTGGTGATGATATTACCCCTGTCAAAGAGAGACCATTTAGGCTTTGCAGATATTAATAAAGTTAAAACTGAATTGGTAAAAAACGGATATTATTTACAATTACCCCCTCCAAAGGTTAACTTACTCGAACAGCATAAAAAAGAGATCGGCTATAGTAGGGATTAA
- the minC gene encoding septum site-determining protein MinC → MQKPSLELKGSSFTLSVLHINHFDLDKVAAELDSKLAIAPQFFIGAPLVVNLSAITDPDYNLAALKDLLTSRQLVIVGITAAITDIAVQAKQLGLAQIKSGKQSTNQPQLPKTTKIIKQNVRSGQQVYAKNADLIVVGTVGNGAELIADGSIHVYGPLRGKAMAGAAGDKHAVIIAKSIEAELVSISGQYWLTENIQANSTTKSGCIRLDGESLTIEALPL, encoded by the coding sequence ATGCAGAAACCCAGCCTAGAGTTGAAAGGCTCCTCTTTTACACTTTCTGTGCTTCATATCAATCATTTTGATCTGGACAAAGTCGCAGCAGAGTTAGATAGCAAATTAGCTATCGCCCCGCAGTTTTTTATTGGCGCCCCTTTGGTTGTCAATCTTAGTGCGATTACCGATCCTGATTATAATCTTGCGGCGCTCAAAGATCTGCTCACTTCAAGGCAACTCGTCATTGTCGGGATCACTGCTGCGATCACTGATATTGCTGTACAAGCTAAGCAGCTTGGCCTAGCGCAAATAAAATCAGGTAAGCAATCAACGAATCAACCTCAGCTACCTAAGACCACAAAAATCATTAAGCAAAATGTCCGTTCTGGCCAGCAGGTTTATGCAAAAAATGCTGACTTGATTGTAGTCGGAACTGTTGGTAACGGTGCAGAGTTAATTGCAGACGGGAGTATTCATGTTTATGGCCCGTTAAGAGGCAAAGCTATGGCAGGTGCTGCCGGCGATAAACATGCTGTTATTATTGCCAAATCTATTGAAGCAGAGCTCGTTTCGATCTCCGGGCAATATTGGCTTACTGAAAATATACAAGCAAATAGTACAACGAAAAGTGGTTGCATTAGGCTAGACGGTGAATCTCTCACTATCGAAGCCTTGCCACTTTAA
- the minE gene encoding cell division topological specificity factor MinE — protein sequence MSLLDYFKTKKKSSTASTAKERLQIIVAHQRGERDAPDYFPQMKQEIIDVIRKYVKIDTDQVSVQLDQNDDKLSVLELNVTLPEK from the coding sequence ATGTCTTTACTTGATTATTTCAAAACAAAAAAGAAGTCCAGTACTGCATCGACGGCAAAAGAGCGATTGCAGATCATCGTTGCCCATCAACGTGGTGAACGTGATGCTCCTGATTATTTTCCTCAAATGAAGCAGGAAATTATTGATGTCATCAGAAAATATGTCAAGATCGACACAGATCAAGTCTCAGTACAATTAGACCAAAACGATGATAAGTTATCTGTTCTCGAATTAAACGTGACGTTACCTGAAAAGTAA
- a CDS encoding lytic murein transglycosylase, whose product MVLKKLSLSWVSLLVTSLLLMPTVSVLASDNQSVTNFNDFLSQLEQEAKTLGINESILASTFSQIKLFKQSTPPRVHDKNTQVATRPQTLETYLPEIITEANVITVRAMYKEHKTELDALGDKYGIQPRFILALWGIESNFGAQRVSYPALSVIASLAYQGDQADFYRAEFFAALKILAQEQLEYRDLRASRTGGIGQTQMKPSQYLAHAQDGNGDGNKDVWNSSFDAMASAAAFLQHSGWKIKETWGRQVRTPENLDISLASLSVKKTFPQWSALGLTRFDGSKLPNRSDMQVSLIMPDGASGRKYLVYDNYRTLLAWKSSDYFAISVTNLSERIKYPQID is encoded by the coding sequence ATGGTGCTAAAAAAATTGAGTTTGTCTTGGGTATCATTATTGGTGACTTCGTTACTGTTAATGCCTACCGTTAGTGTGTTGGCCAGTGACAATCAATCCGTCACTAATTTCAATGACTTTTTGTCTCAGTTAGAGCAAGAGGCTAAAACATTAGGGATCAATGAATCGATACTGGCATCTACCTTTTCACAGATAAAACTGTTTAAGCAATCTACCCCCCCAAGGGTTCATGATAAAAACACTCAAGTTGCAACCCGCCCGCAGACTCTTGAAACTTATCTTCCTGAAATAATCACAGAAGCCAATGTGATCACTGTAAGAGCTATGTACAAAGAACATAAGACAGAGCTCGACGCTTTAGGTGATAAATACGGGATTCAACCTAGATTTATACTTGCATTATGGGGCATAGAGTCCAATTTTGGCGCTCAACGAGTCTCCTATCCAGCGCTGTCTGTCATAGCATCTTTGGCATATCAAGGGGATCAAGCGGACTTTTATAGGGCTGAATTTTTTGCTGCACTTAAGATTCTGGCTCAAGAACAGCTTGAGTATCGTGATTTAAGGGCTTCAAGAACCGGCGGAATAGGGCAAACCCAAATGAAGCCGAGCCAGTACTTGGCACATGCCCAAGATGGTAACGGTGATGGTAATAAAGATGTTTGGAATAGCTCTTTTGATGCCATGGCTTCAGCCGCAGCATTTCTTCAGCATTCCGGTTGGAAAATCAAAGAAACATGGGGTCGACAGGTGAGAACGCCTGAAAACCTGGATATCAGTTTAGCGTCTCTGTCTGTGAAAAAAACCTTTCCTCAATGGTCTGCTCTTGGTTTGACACGCTTTGATGGTAGCAAATTACCCAATCGCTCAGATATGCAAGTTTCTCTTATCATGCCTGATGGAGCTTCTGGTCGAAAATATCTGGTTTATGATAATTACCGAACACTGCTAGCGTGGAAGTCTTCAGATTACTTTGCTATATCTGTGACAAATTTATCCGAAAGAATTAAATATCCGCAGATTGATTAA
- the rnd gene encoding ribonuclease D: MLAFEYIKDDARLTELVSQYRQSHLLVIDTEFVRTRTYYARLGLIQAYDGKTLALIDPVAVSNLSEFWDLLVLPEITTVLHSCSEDLEVFARNGQCQPYKLFDSQIAASLCGFGHGLGYGKLVEQTLDISLDKGESRTDWMKRPLSEAQLNYAANDVYYLYNLYPQLLEKLEQQGRLDWVYEEGARMTNGRLAAPNVEQAYLKVKNAFQLSSRQLAFLKVLAQWRLKRAITRDLAVGFVVKDHALIALAKKQPKNSQELFNMTELTEQEKRIHGKDILALLQTADVENPPKTIDVIALKTGYKTSFKAIKNCLVAIAEEQLVPIELLGSKRHIHEYLQWLWDGKQGDAPLLLSGWRKGLVEAKLSELVLSNI, encoded by the coding sequence TTGTTAGCGTTTGAATATATAAAGGATGATGCGAGATTAACTGAGCTCGTGTCGCAATATCGCCAGAGCCATCTACTGGTAATAGATACTGAGTTTGTTCGCACACGTACTTATTATGCCCGCTTAGGTCTGATCCAAGCATACGACGGCAAAACGTTGGCTCTTATCGATCCTGTGGCAGTCTCTAATTTGTCTGAATTTTGGGACTTGCTTGTATTACCTGAAATAACCACTGTACTTCACTCTTGCAGTGAAGATTTAGAGGTGTTTGCGCGAAATGGTCAATGTCAGCCATATAAACTATTTGATAGCCAGATAGCGGCATCATTATGTGGCTTTGGCCATGGGCTGGGTTATGGCAAGCTGGTAGAGCAAACGTTAGACATTAGTCTAGATAAAGGCGAGTCACGCACTGACTGGATGAAGCGTCCCTTGAGTGAGGCTCAGTTAAATTATGCCGCGAACGATGTTTATTACCTCTATAACCTTTATCCTCAGTTGCTGGAAAAACTTGAGCAGCAAGGACGATTAGATTGGGTCTACGAGGAAGGCGCACGTATGACTAATGGTCGGCTCGCGGCGCCTAATGTCGAGCAAGCCTATCTCAAGGTTAAAAATGCATTTCAGTTAAGCTCTAGGCAACTCGCTTTTCTAAAAGTATTGGCTCAGTGGCGCTTAAAGCGAGCCATCACACGTGACTTAGCGGTAGGTTTCGTCGTTAAAGATCATGCTTTGATTGCCTTAGCTAAAAAGCAGCCGAAGAATAGTCAAGAACTGTTCAATATGACGGAGCTGACAGAGCAAGAAAAGCGAATTCACGGTAAGGATATTCTCGCTTTACTGCAGACTGCAGATGTAGAGAACCCACCGAAAACTATCGATGTTATAGCACTAAAAACGGGTTATAAGACGTCGTTTAAAGCGATTAAAAACTGTTTAGTCGCTATCGCAGAAGAGCAACTTGTACCGATCGAACTATTAGGTTCAAAACGCCATATTCATGAATACTTACAATGGCTTTGGGATGGTAAACAGGGTGATGCACCTTTACTGCTGTCAGGGTGGCGCAAAGGGCTTGTAGAAGCTAAATTGTCAGAACTGGTATTATCAAACATCTAG
- the dsbB gene encoding disulfide bond formation protein DsbB — protein sequence MNPMTRFAQSRMAWLILGGTALGLELCALFFQYVMKLDPCVMCIYQRLAILGIFASGLIGVIGHRNRFARLLALIGWGISAVWGLKLALELVDMQMNPSPFSTCSFLPEFPAWMPLHEWLPSIFMPSGMCSDIPWEMMGITMGQYMIGAFAAYLIALAIFFIPALSATNTNRYKAR from the coding sequence TTGAACCCAATGACTCGTTTTGCTCAATCACGTATGGCGTGGCTAATCCTTGGCGGCACAGCGCTAGGATTAGAACTCTGTGCCCTCTTTTTCCAGTATGTGATGAAGCTAGACCCATGTGTCATGTGTATTTATCAAAGACTCGCCATATTAGGTATTTTTGCCTCGGGCTTAATCGGTGTTATTGGCCATAGAAACCGCTTTGCTAGGCTTTTGGCATTGATTGGCTGGGGTATTAGTGCCGTTTGGGGGTTAAAGCTCGCACTTGAGCTTGTAGATATGCAGATGAACCCATCACCTTTCTCTACCTGCTCTTTCTTACCTGAATTCCCTGCTTGGATGCCACTACACGAATGGCTACCGTCTATCTTCATGCCAAGTGGCATGTGCAGTGATATACCGTGGGAGATGATGGGAATAACCATGGGTCAATATATGATAGGCGCCTTTGCAGCTTACCTCATTGCCCTTGCCATCTTCTTCATTCCAGCATTATCGGCAACTAATACCAATCGGTATAAAGCCCGATAG
- the fadD gene encoding long-chain-fatty-acid--CoA ligase FadD gives MEQIWINNLPDDVPSQIDVEQYDSLVDMFETSVSKFADQPAFVNMGATLTYRKLEERSRAFAAYLQNELKLEKGDRVAIMMPNLLQYPIALFGILRAGMVVVNVNPLYTPRELKHQLNDSGAKAIIVVSNFAHTLEKVVEQTPVESVILTGLGDLLSAPKRTLVNFVVKYIKKMVPKYDLPHAISMRKALSKGRRMQYVKPKIVNQDLAFLQYTGGTTGVSKGAMLSHGNVVSNLLQANAAYSPMLKDGKEFVVTALPLYHIFALTVNCLLFMHKGANNLLITNPRDLPAFIGELKKHSYTAITGVNTLFNALVNSEEFKQLDFSHLKLSIGGGMAVQGAVAEKWQNITKTKLLEGYGLTEAAPLVTCCPYNLEGYNGAIGFPVAMTDIQIRDDDGKVLPQGEIGELFAKGPQIMQGYWQRPEETATVIDKQGYLATGDIGYMDKLGYFYIVDRKKDMILVSGFNVFPNEVEEVIAMHKDVIEVAAVGVPNELSGETVKVFVVPSDKSLSERDIINHCREHLTGYKVPKLVEFRDELPKTNVGKILRRELRDEVKSA, from the coding sequence GTGGAACAGATTTGGATTAATAATTTACCGGATGATGTACCCTCTCAGATCGATGTGGAGCAATATGACTCACTCGTCGATATGTTTGAGACCTCAGTATCAAAATTCGCCGACCAGCCTGCCTTTGTTAATATGGGGGCGACGTTAACCTACCGTAAGCTCGAAGAGCGTAGTCGTGCTTTTGCCGCCTATCTTCAAAATGAGCTTAAGCTAGAAAAGGGCGACAGAGTAGCCATTATGATGCCTAATCTGTTGCAATATCCTATTGCACTTTTTGGTATTTTACGTGCTGGCATGGTGGTGGTTAATGTCAATCCACTCTATACACCCAGAGAATTAAAGCATCAGCTGAACGATTCTGGTGCGAAAGCGATTATCGTGGTGTCCAACTTCGCGCACACGTTAGAAAAAGTTGTCGAGCAAACGCCTGTTGAGAGCGTTATTTTAACTGGACTTGGTGATCTTCTTAGCGCGCCAAAGCGTACCTTAGTGAATTTTGTTGTTAAATACATTAAGAAAATGGTACCGAAATACGACTTACCTCATGCAATTTCAATGAGAAAGGCCTTGAGTAAGGGGCGTCGCATGCAATATGTGAAGCCGAAAATTGTTAATCAAGATTTAGCTTTTTTACAGTATACCGGCGGTACAACAGGTGTGTCTAAAGGTGCCATGCTGAGTCATGGTAACGTAGTCAGTAACTTGCTTCAGGCGAACGCGGCATACTCTCCTATGCTCAAAGATGGTAAAGAGTTTGTTGTAACGGCATTGCCGCTTTATCATATCTTTGCATTGACAGTAAATTGTCTGCTCTTTATGCATAAAGGTGCCAATAACCTACTGATAACCAACCCAAGGGATCTCCCCGCATTTATCGGCGAGTTGAAGAAGCATTCTTATACGGCGATCACTGGGGTGAATACGTTATTTAATGCGCTAGTTAATTCAGAAGAGTTTAAGCAGCTGGATTTTTCACACCTCAAGCTTTCAATAGGCGGGGGGATGGCTGTTCAAGGCGCGGTTGCGGAAAAGTGGCAAAACATTACCAAGACTAAGTTACTAGAAGGCTATGGCCTAACAGAGGCTGCGCCTTTGGTGACTTGTTGTCCCTATAACCTCGAAGGTTACAATGGAGCAATCGGTTTTCCTGTTGCTATGACAGACATTCAAATTCGTGACGACGATGGTAAGGTGTTACCTCAAGGCGAAATTGGTGAACTCTTCGCTAAAGGCCCGCAAATTATGCAGGGATATTGGCAACGACCTGAAGAAACTGCCACAGTCATCGATAAGCAGGGCTACCTAGCTACGGGTGATATCGGTTACATGGATAAGCTAGGGTATTTCTATATTGTTGATCGTAAGAAAGATATGATTTTAGTCTCTGGTTTTAACGTCTTCCCAAATGAAGTGGAAGAAGTGATTGCCATGCATAAAGATGTGATTGAAGTCGCAGCGGTTGGGGTACCTAACGAGCTGTCTGGCGAAACGGTTAAGGTATTTGTGGTGCCAAGTGATAAATCTTTAAGCGAACGCGATATCATTAACCATTGCCGTGAGCATTTAACGGGATATAAAGTGCCTAAGCTGGTAGAATTCAGGGATGAGCTACCGAAAACCAACGTAGGTAAGATCTTACGTAGAGAGTTAAGGGATGAGGTTAAGTCAGCTTAA
- the fadR gene encoding fatty acid metabolism transcriptional regulator FadR, giving the protein MTIAPKAPTSLKSTDIIEAKGPASFAEKYIVRSIWEDKFPPGTILPAERELSELIGVTRTTLREVLQRLARDGWLTIQHGKPTKVNDIWETSGLNVLETIADLNPAGEPVLLEQLLSARTNISAIYFKGAVRHNPDKVLEALEQLINLSDDPKAYVEFDYQLHHCLAFNSGNPLYVLILNGFKGLYSRVGEDYFAIPKARELAFEFYEALKQLAVDKNHNAIPALMRSYGINSGKVWQKFKNSQTEQA; this is encoded by the coding sequence ATGACAATTGCCCCAAAAGCTCCTACATCGTTAAAGTCCACCGACATTATTGAAGCTAAAGGACCGGCGAGCTTTGCTGAGAAATATATTGTTCGATCAATTTGGGAAGATAAATTTCCCCCAGGTACGATTTTACCTGCAGAGCGTGAGTTATCTGAGCTGATTGGAGTGACCCGAACCACCTTAAGAGAAGTACTCCAGCGTCTAGCACGAGATGGCTGGTTAACCATCCAACATGGCAAGCCAACCAAAGTTAATGATATTTGGGAAACATCTGGCCTAAATGTCTTAGAGACTATCGCGGATCTTAATCCGGCTGGTGAGCCTGTGCTACTCGAACAGTTATTGTCAGCACGAACCAATATTAGTGCCATTTACTTTAAAGGGGCGGTTCGACACAATCCAGACAAAGTATTAGAAGCCCTAGAGCAACTGATTAATTTAAGTGATGATCCCAAGGCTTATGTCGAGTTCGACTATCAGTTACATCACTGTTTAGCCTTTAACTCAGGTAATCCACTTTATGTACTCATTCTTAATGGGTTTAAAGGTCTATACAGCCGTGTAGGCGAAGATTATTTTGCCATTCCAAAAGCTCGCGAGTTAGCCTTTGAGTTTTATGAGGCATTGAAGCAGCTAGCTGTAGATAAGAATCACAACGCTATCCCAGCATTGATGCGCAGCTATGGTATTAACAGTGGTAAAGTGTGGCAAAAGTTTAAAAACTCTCAAACTGAGCAGGCTTAA
- the nhaB gene encoding sodium/proton antiporter NhaB, producing MPVTMSQAFIDNFLGNSPKWFKIAILSFLIINPIIFYIDPFTAGWLLVIEFIFTLAMALKCYPLQPGGLLAIEAVVIGMTSPNQVLHEIEANLEVLLLLIFMVAGIYFMKQLLLFAFTKMITKVRSKVVVSLMFCVASAFLSAFLDALTVIAVIIAVAVGFYSIYHKVASGKNFAEDHDHTDEGGNQLCEDELEAFRGFLRNLLMHAGVGTALGGVCTMVGEPQNLIIAAQANWQFAEFALRMSPVTVPVFIAGVMTCFLVEKFKVFSYGVQLPDAVHKILSDYDAYEDAHRTKHDKMKLVVQAIIGVWLVLGLALHLASVGLIGLSVIILATAFNGVTNEHALGKAFEEALPFTALLAVFFAIVGVIIDQQLFAPVIQWALSYEGNTQLVIFYIANGLLSMVSDNVFVGTVYINELKSALIDGQITRDQFDLLAVAVNTGTNLPSVATPNGQAAFLFLLTSAIAPLVRLSYGRMVWMALPYTIVLSIVGVLTIQFGFLEDMTQYFYDSQMIIHHTVKEVANGAISSH from the coding sequence ATGCCTGTGACAATGAGTCAGGCGTTTATTGATAACTTCTTAGGTAATTCACCTAAGTGGTTCAAAATCGCGATTTTATCTTTTTTAATCATCAATCCAATTATTTTCTATATTGACCCCTTTACGGCAGGTTGGTTACTCGTTATTGAGTTCATCTTTACCTTAGCTATGGCGTTAAAATGTTACCCGCTTCAGCCCGGTGGTTTGCTTGCAATTGAAGCCGTGGTCATAGGAATGACATCACCTAACCAAGTTTTACATGAGATAGAAGCTAACTTAGAAGTATTACTACTTCTAATTTTCATGGTGGCCGGTATCTATTTTATGAAGCAATTATTATTATTTGCTTTCACTAAAATGATCACCAAAGTCCGCTCAAAAGTGGTTGTCTCTTTGATGTTTTGTGTTGCGTCAGCCTTCCTATCCGCATTTTTGGATGCGCTAACGGTTATCGCTGTCATCATCGCAGTCGCTGTCGGCTTTTACTCTATTTATCATAAAGTCGCTTCAGGGAAAAACTTTGCTGAAGATCACGACCACACTGATGAAGGTGGCAATCAACTTTGTGAGGATGAGTTAGAGGCATTTCGCGGTTTCTTGCGTAATTTATTAATGCACGCAGGTGTGGGTACTGCCTTAGGTGGCGTATGTACTATGGTTGGAGAGCCGCAAAACTTAATCATTGCAGCTCAGGCCAACTGGCAATTCGCAGAATTTGCACTTCGTATGTCACCAGTCACTGTGCCAGTGTTTATCGCCGGTGTTATGACATGTTTTCTTGTCGAAAAATTCAAAGTCTTTAGCTATGGAGTCCAGCTTCCTGACGCCGTTCATAAAATCTTATCTGATTATGATGCTTATGAAGATGCACACCGAACTAAACACGACAAGATGAAGCTGGTTGTCCAGGCTATTATTGGAGTATGGTTAGTCTTAGGTCTAGCATTACATTTAGCCTCTGTGGGTCTGATTGGTCTATCTGTCATTATTCTTGCCACTGCTTTTAATGGTGTGACTAATGAACATGCATTAGGTAAAGCTTTCGAAGAAGCATTGCCATTTACAGCGCTATTAGCGGTATTCTTTGCTATTGTCGGTGTCATTATCGATCAACAACTGTTTGCTCCAGTCATTCAATGGGCATTGAGTTATGAAGGTAATACTCAGTTAGTGATTTTCTATATCGCTAATGGCTTATTGTCTATGGTCAGTGATAACGTGTTTGTTGGCACCGTCTATATTAATGAGCTTAAATCGGCATTGATTGACGGCCAGATCACTCGTGATCAGTTCGACCTACTTGCGGTCGCAGTTAACACAGGCACTAACTTGCCATCTGTTGCAACACCTAACGGACAAGCTGCGTTTCTATTCCTATTGACCTCGGCCATTGCGCCATTAGTCAGACTATCCTATGGTCGTATGGTATGGATGGCTTTGCCTTACACCATTGTGTTATCTATTGTTGGTGTATTGACGATTCAATTTGGTTTCCTAGAGGATATGACCCAGTATTTCTATGACTCGCAAATGATTATTCATCATACTGTCAAAGAAGTCGCTAACGGTGCTATATCTAGTCATTAA
- the minD gene encoding septum site-determining protein MinD, with translation MAQIIVVTSGKGGVGKTTTSAAIATGLALKGHKTVVVDFDIGLRNLDLIMGCERRVVYDFVNVINGEANLNQTLIKDKRCDKLFILPASQTRDKDALTKEGVGKVLQDLSKDFEYIICDSPAGIETGAMMALYFADIAIVTTNPEVSSVRDSDRILGMLQSKSKRAEEGLEPVKEYLLLTRYSPARVATGEMLSVEDVEEILAIPLIGVIPESQAVLKASNSGVPVIMDQESDAGKAYSDSVARLLGQELPLRFVTEEKKGFLKRIFGS, from the coding sequence ATGGCGCAAATTATTGTTGTCACCTCAGGCAAAGGCGGCGTTGGTAAAACAACTACCAGTGCAGCTATTGCTACAGGTTTGGCATTGAAGGGACATAAGACTGTCGTTGTCGATTTTGATATAGGACTACGTAATTTAGATTTAATCATGGGCTGCGAACGTCGTGTTGTATATGACTTCGTCAACGTAATCAATGGTGAAGCTAATTTGAACCAAACCTTGATAAAAGATAAGCGTTGCGACAAATTATTTATTTTACCCGCTTCACAGACCCGAGATAAAGATGCCTTAACCAAGGAAGGCGTTGGTAAAGTATTACAAGATTTATCCAAAGATTTTGAATATATTATTTGTGACTCGCCAGCTGGAATCGAAACCGGTGCTATGATGGCACTGTATTTTGCCGACATTGCAATTGTCACAACCAATCCTGAGGTGAGTTCTGTTCGCGATTCAGATCGAATCCTAGGAATGTTACAGAGTAAATCTAAGCGCGCAGAAGAGGGTTTAGAGCCCGTAAAAGAGTACTTATTACTGACTCGTTATTCTCCTGCTCGTGTTGCTACTGGTGAAATGCTCAGTGTTGAAGATGTAGAGGAGATCTTAGCGATACCGCTTATCGGTGTGATCCCGGAGTCTCAAGCAGTATTGAAAGCATCTAACTCTGGCGTGCCAGTGATCATGGATCAAGAAAGTGACGCAGGAAAAGCATACAGTGACAGTGTTGCACGTTTACTAGGACAGGAATTACCTTTACGCTTTGTAACAGAAGAGAAGAAAGGTTTCTTAAAAAGGATATTTGGTAGCTAA